A window from Theobroma cacao cultivar B97-61/B2 chromosome 3, Criollo_cocoa_genome_V2, whole genome shotgun sequence encodes these proteins:
- the LOC18604770 gene encoding uncharacterized protein LOC18604770 isoform X3 has product MWNFATKAFPGASGLKTDSLKPSQVSSECSDDESLNNSGEERLECPICWESFNIVENIPYVLWCGHTLCKNCVLGLQRAVVKFPTLPIHLPFFVSCPWCNLFSLRLVYKGNVKFPSKNYFLLWMVESMNGDRAKSHSSFHGVPPACSKNRIIDAGNQLRRVNNRRASCSTHHSESSLITSYFSAERLQLSLR; this is encoded by the exons ATGTGGAATTTTGCTACAAAGGCCTTTCCTGGAGCCAGCGGGTTGAAGACTGATTCATTGAAACCGAGTCAGGTTTCTTCAGAATGCTCAGATGATGAATCTTTGAACAACAGTGGAGAGGAAAGGTTGGAATGCCCAATATGCTGGGAATCCTTCAATATTGTAGAGAACATACCCTATGTTTTATGGTGTGGCCATACTCTATGTAAAAATTGCGTCTTAGGGCTGCAACGGGCTGTTGTGAAGTTCCCTACATTACCAATCCATCTTCCATTCTTTGTCTCTTGCCCATGGTGTAATCTATTCTCTTTGAGGTTGGTCTACAAGGGGAATGTCAAGTTTCCCAGCAAGAACTACTTTCTCCTCTGGATGGTTGAGAGCATGAATGGTGATAGGGCAAAGTCTCATTCTTCCTTTCATGGGGTTCCACCTGCCTGCtctaaaaatagaataatagATGCAGGAAATCAGCTTAGGCGTGTAAACAACAGGCGAGCTTCATGTTCTACTCACCATTCAGAGTCCAGCTTGATCACTAGCTATTTCAGTGCTGAAAGACTCCAATTATCGCTCC GTTAA
- the LOC18604770 gene encoding uncharacterized protein LOC18604770 isoform X2 — protein MWNFATKAFPGASGLKTDSLKPSQVSSECSDDESLNNSGEERLECPICWESFNIVENIPYVLWCGHTLCKNCVLGLQRAVVKFPTLPIHLPFFVSCPWCNLFSLRLVYKGNVKFPSKNYFLLWMVESMNGDRAKSHSSFHGVPPACSKNRIIDAGNQLRRVNNRRASCSTHHSESSLITSYFSAERLQLSLPLNCSM, from the exons ATGTGGAATTTTGCTACAAAGGCCTTTCCTGGAGCCAGCGGGTTGAAGACTGATTCATTGAAACCGAGTCAGGTTTCTTCAGAATGCTCAGATGATGAATCTTTGAACAACAGTGGAGAGGAAAGGTTGGAATGCCCAATATGCTGGGAATCCTTCAATATTGTAGAGAACATACCCTATGTTTTATGGTGTGGCCATACTCTATGTAAAAATTGCGTCTTAGGGCTGCAACGGGCTGTTGTGAAGTTCCCTACATTACCAATCCATCTTCCATTCTTTGTCTCTTGCCCATGGTGTAATCTATTCTCTTTGAGGTTGGTCTACAAGGGGAATGTCAAGTTTCCCAGCAAGAACTACTTTCTCCTCTGGATGGTTGAGAGCATGAATGGTGATAGGGCAAAGTCTCATTCTTCCTTTCATGGGGTTCCACCTGCCTGCtctaaaaatagaataatagATGCAGGAAATCAGCTTAGGCGTGTAAACAACAGGCGAGCTTCATGTTCTACTCACCATTCAGAGTCCAGCTTGATCACTAGCTATTTCAGTGCTGAAAGACTCCAATTATCGCTCC CATTGAATTGCTCCATGTGA
- the LOC18604770 gene encoding uncharacterized protein LOC18604770 isoform X1 produces MWNFATKAFPGASGLKTDSLKPSQVSSECSDDESLNNSGEERLECPICWESFNIVENIPYVLWCGHTLCKNCVLGLQRAVVKFPTLPIHLPFFVSCPWCNLFSLRLVYKGNVKFPSKNYFLLWMVESMNGDRAKSHSSFHGVPPACSKNRIIDAGNQLRRVNNRRASCSTHHSESSLITSYFSAERLQLSLRKSLVFFLHLTAKFPLIVIFLLMVLYAIPASAAILALYILITVVFAVPSFLVLYFAFPSLDWLVREIIN; encoded by the coding sequence ATGTGGAATTTTGCTACAAAGGCCTTTCCTGGAGCCAGCGGGTTGAAGACTGATTCATTGAAACCGAGTCAGGTTTCTTCAGAATGCTCAGATGATGAATCTTTGAACAACAGTGGAGAGGAAAGGTTGGAATGCCCAATATGCTGGGAATCCTTCAATATTGTAGAGAACATACCCTATGTTTTATGGTGTGGCCATACTCTATGTAAAAATTGCGTCTTAGGGCTGCAACGGGCTGTTGTGAAGTTCCCTACATTACCAATCCATCTTCCATTCTTTGTCTCTTGCCCATGGTGTAATCTATTCTCTTTGAGGTTGGTCTACAAGGGGAATGTCAAGTTTCCCAGCAAGAACTACTTTCTCCTCTGGATGGTTGAGAGCATGAATGGTGATAGGGCAAAGTCTCATTCTTCCTTTCATGGGGTTCCACCTGCCTGCtctaaaaatagaataatagATGCAGGAAATCAGCTTAGGCGTGTAAACAACAGGCGAGCTTCATGTTCTACTCACCATTCAGAGTCCAGCTTGATCACTAGCTATTTCAGTGCTGAAAGACTCCAATTATCGCTCCGTAAGTccttggttttctttttgcacTTAACAGCTAAGTTCCCTTTGATTGTCATATTTCTGTTGATGGTCTTATATGCCATACCTGCCAGTGCAGCCATTTTGGCCCTGTATATTCTTATCACCGTTGTATTTGCCGTcccttcttttcttgttttgtaCTTTGCCTTCCCAAGCTTGGATTGGCTGGTTAGGGAAATCATCAATTAA